The sequence below is a genomic window from Deinococcus radiopugnans ATCC 19172.
GCGGGCCGCAGCGCTTCCAGCAGGCACGTCCATCACCAGCGCGCCCTCGGAACTGGATAACCCTGCAAGTTGGCGCAAAGCAGGCGGCAGGGTGGACAGGTCCTCCAGTGTGGCTCCTAGCGTGCCACGCTGCGGAACGCCGATTTTTTCCAGATCATCCAGGCTCTGCTTGACCAAATCACCAGGAATAGCGATGCCAATGATGCCAGGGAGCAACCCATTGGGGGCGGCGTTGGCGTCGGCCACTGCGATTACCGCGCCACGGGAGTCGAGCAGTGGGCCACCGCTGCTGCCCTCCTGGATGCTGGCTGTTGTGAGCAGGTACTCACCGATCTCGTTCCCCAGGATGTCATTGCGCGGCACATGGTCTGCTGTAGCCATCACGCTGTAGATGCCCATGCTGACAACATTCGGAACTTTGAGGGGTGTCCCTATGGCGATGATTTTCTGCCCTGGAATAAGCCGGGCGCTGTTGCCGAAGCTCAGTGTTTTAGGCGCAGTCACGCCTGTGACGCGCAGAATGGCAATATCGATGCCGGGATCAATGCCCTCGATCTTCGCTGACACCTTGCGCCCGTTAAAGAGCGTAACGCTGAGTGAATCCTGAAATTCGATGACATGGTAATTGGTCACAATCAGATTTTTCTTGTAGAAAAATCCGGTGCCGGTAATGATGGGATCTTCGCCAGGTTGGAGCTGGTCACGCTGAACGCGATTGTCGATGCGGACCACGGCAGGGAGGGACTCCTGCGCGACTTTGACCGTGTTGATCTCATCGGATGTGATCAGGGTGCGTTGAGCGTTGACCTGTCCGATGAGGTAAGCCCCTGCCATCGTCCCGGCCAGTAGCAAGGTCAGACTCAGAATTCGCGCTGCATTCACGCGCCGTTTTCTGCTTGTAGATTCTTCATCTTGGCGACTGTAGTCCATATGCTTCCCAGTATCTCCAATGACCTCCTGGTGAGTTGTTGAGTGGATTGCTCTAGCCCCAGCGGAGCCACGTTTCCCCCGGCCGTCCCGCCCCGATTCCCCCTCCAAATCCCCTTTTCCGTGTTGTGGGGGAAAGTAAGCAAGTTAAGTCCAGTTTCCGACTTCTCCGAAGTCGTCTCCTGAACACTAGCCTACACTCAGATTCTGGCGTCGGATAGAACTAGAGATGAAAAGCACTTGCACGGAAGATAAGTGAAAAAGCTCGTCTCAGCACTCGAAAAGAAGTCAGATAGATGGGCAAATATGGCCTCTTTGGGCCAGGAAGAAGGCTGATAGGGGTAAAAACAGCACCCTAATCGGCCTCCTTGGCCCACCAGCACGACAAAAAAAGAGGGTGCTGTGGCCCGACAGTGGCTCTCAAGTCTGAGCTGACCAGGACCGCAAGAAGAATCAGCAAAGAGGGGTGGTGCAGGACTCGCCGCTGCCCGCCACGTCCCCAGGATGCTAACGGAGGCCCAACAGATCGCACCCCGCTTGGAGGCGGGGTGCTACTGTGGCTGTCGAAGCCAGTCAACGATGTTTCCGCATCGTTGATTCAGCTACCCCACTCCGAAGGACTCACTCGCGATGAACAATCAACAGCAGGGCAGCCGTACCGATACCGATAGGGTACGGCAAAGCACCAGTAGATTTCTAGAGTTAGACACCATTGACACGCCCTTCACCCCCGAGCGGGCGACCCCCAATCCCTACCTGGAGATGGGCCTGGCCGCCCTGCGTGGCGAGCCGGTGGACACCCGCCGCCCCAGGCCGCAGCCCAGCAAGCAGTTCCAGAAGACTAGCCGCCCGGTCCCCGTGACTACCCCCTCCCTGCTGATTCCAGACCAGGGCGAACACCAGGACGTGCCCGCCGTGCTGCCAGAAATCGCCCAAGATGTCCGTCACCGACTGGCGCAGCGTGCCCGCGAGAACCGCGAGACGCGCCGCGCCGAACAGCGCGCCCGCTTTCACCAGCTCCTGAGTGCTCCCACCGACGAGGCCGCGCCGGACTTCGTGATGCCCTCAAGCCTCAGCAAGAGCCGCCAATGGGTCATGGAGCATGTGCGGGTGTCCTTGCCCCGCCCGGTCACGTCTGGCCCCGCCTGGGGCGAACTGAGCGCCGAGGAGGTGCTGAAGTCGGTGCCGTGGCTGAGCAAGGGCGCGCGCAAGCTGTTCCGGTTGCTGCACCTGCTGGCCGTGGCCGCCGCCCAGGGCCGCCGCTATCCGGTGATTCCGTCCTCGTCTGCCTTCCACATGCCCCAGCTGCTGCTGGCCGCCGTGCTGAAGTACACCCCCCGCCACCTGCGCCGCCTGGCCCAGGAGCTGGAGGACGCCGGGTTGGTCGATGGGGGCGCGCACGCCTCGAGGATCCGCACCAAGCTGGGCACCCACCGCAATCTGTGGGACGGCTCGATCTGGGCAGTCAAGCTGCGGCCCAGCACCTGCAATGCGTACCTGTCCCCCGACGACTGGCGGCACGAGTGGCGGGACTTCCAGGC
It includes:
- a CDS encoding S1C family serine protease, with translation MDYSRQDEESTSRKRRVNAARILSLTLLLAGTMAGAYLIGQVNAQRTLITSDEINTVKVAQESLPAVVRIDNRVQRDQLQPGEDPIITGTGFFYKKNLIVTNYHVIEFQDSLSVTLFNGRKVSAKIEGIDPGIDIAILRVTGVTAPKTLSFGNSARLIPGQKIIAIGTPLKVPNVVSMGIYSVMATADHVPRNDILGNEIGEYLLTTASIQEGSSGGPLLDSRGAVIAVADANAAPNGLLPGIIGIAIPGDLVKQSLDDLEKIGVPQRGTLGATLEDLSTLPPALRQLAGLSSSEGALVMDVPAGSAAAR